From a region of the Marinomonas mediterranea MMB-1 genome:
- a CDS encoding response regulator, with translation MDNYTLNEHNTRLLVVEDDIELASLVQEFLSKNGYEVDVISNGLEAVDFILNEQPDLVLLDIMLPGMSGIDVCKTVRTQFNNPILMLTSLDEDMDQMLGLELGADDYVIKPVKPRLLLSRIKALLRRSVVNQTQLESMNTSRSNVTDGQSGSQSNALEIDLSKRSITYKGALISFTTAEYDLLKMLIDSAGEIISRDEVVQNLRGFEYDGLDRSIDRRISRLRKKLNDDSINPRVIKTIRGKGYLLCAPIKVIGNKLDD, from the coding sequence ATGGACAACTATACTCTAAACGAACACAACACTAGACTCCTTGTCGTAGAGGACGACATTGAACTCGCGTCACTTGTACAAGAGTTTCTGTCGAAGAACGGCTATGAGGTTGATGTCATTTCCAATGGTTTAGAGGCCGTCGATTTCATATTGAATGAACAGCCCGATCTTGTTCTGTTAGACATTATGCTGCCCGGAATGTCTGGAATTGACGTGTGTAAAACCGTTCGCACACAATTCAATAACCCTATTTTGATGCTCACGTCGTTAGACGAAGATATGGACCAGATGCTTGGTCTTGAACTGGGCGCCGACGACTACGTCATCAAGCCTGTAAAGCCACGCTTGCTACTCTCACGAATCAAGGCGCTGTTAAGACGATCTGTCGTCAACCAAACGCAACTTGAGAGCATGAATACCTCGCGCTCTAATGTGACAGACGGTCAATCAGGTAGCCAATCAAATGCGTTGGAAATCGACCTTTCGAAGCGAAGCATCACTTATAAAGGCGCGCTTATTAGCTTCACCACGGCGGAGTATGATCTTTTAAAAATGCTTATCGACAGCGCAGGAGAGATTATTTCTCGTGACGAGGTGGTACAAAACTTAAGAGGCTTTGAATACGATGGCTTAGATCGTTCAATTGACCGTCGAATCTCACGCCTGAGAAAAAAACTAAACGACGACTCGATCAACCCACGCGTTATCAAGACCATCCGAGGGAAAGGCTACCTACTCTGCGCACCGATTAAGGTGATAGGAAATAAACTGGATGATTAA
- a CDS encoding ATP-binding protein codes for MPTVPYKNEIPKKYNPQNTSTAVLKNTFAIRLKEFKRLWKAISQSTMESPEQHYIIQGVRGAGKTTLLTRLCIEVEESDTLSSWLIPIQLKEEEYGISSLFSFWLRIAEDLEEHPLYGKHFKGLAEDIEDIEQEDGEDAKMAFKLLNNALNHQQQKIIIFIDNIAELFDHFTKVDIATLREVLSQSANLRIIGGSAISLENFYDHQHPFYQFFNVITLHSLSKQETLDLLLALAEVAGEEAVKQITLAIEQQPEKIESIRRLTGGVPRTIALLFDILAEGPHGTTFGYLDDTLDMASPIYKHRMDDLSKQQKPIVHAIAKHWDAISVKEIAQKTRINSKTISAQLSQLQKQWIVEKIPTDNKNHLYRIHERFFNIWYLMRYGRRRDKNKLLWLTRFIEMWCTQEDLTHRIAQFSSGLNNDAYLPGTLAYTSALLGCKTISIHEKEQIYQHAHDFFKQQSDESYLSSLPEIDGKEYFDQAYAHMDKEEFDEAIKCFEKAASKGHVRAYILIGNLYHLKLNNPKLAEENYLKAIKHEVTEAYLCLGDLYYIELNDFSKAEQMYLDAIKHGEVNTYYRIALLYFGKNSSDKKEQVLAYAKKGVIHFENFLSLYALTSVALWNNELNTATTAMEKLLKGMIETQSIEENIEYINDLILFFLAKKQTYLVENWLNEFDLTEELKPLYYTLMCLMKDEYPNEYLRMGSELKETVEEMLATVDDLAITYS; via the coding sequence ATGCCAACCGTGCCTTATAAAAACGAAATTCCCAAAAAGTACAATCCGCAAAATACGTCCACAGCGGTATTAAAAAATACCTTTGCCATCAGGCTAAAGGAGTTTAAACGCTTATGGAAAGCGATATCACAGTCGACCATGGAATCTCCTGAACAACATTACATCATTCAAGGGGTAAGAGGAGCAGGGAAAACCACGTTACTCACGCGGTTATGTATTGAGGTGGAAGAAAGCGATACCCTATCAAGTTGGTTGATCCCCATTCAGCTAAAAGAAGAAGAATATGGCATCAGTTCTTTGTTTAGCTTTTGGTTGCGCATTGCGGAAGATTTGGAAGAACACCCTCTATACGGCAAACACTTTAAAGGTCTCGCTGAAGACATAGAAGACATAGAGCAAGAAGATGGCGAAGACGCAAAAATGGCGTTCAAACTCCTAAACAACGCTTTAAACCACCAGCAACAAAAAATCATTATTTTCATTGATAATATTGCGGAACTATTTGATCACTTCACTAAGGTCGATATAGCGACCCTTAGGGAAGTATTAAGCCAAAGTGCCAACCTAAGAATCATTGGCGGCTCTGCGATTTCGCTTGAAAACTTCTATGATCATCAACACCCTTTTTACCAGTTTTTTAACGTCATCACCTTACACTCACTAAGCAAGCAGGAAACTCTGGATCTACTCTTAGCACTGGCAGAAGTCGCAGGCGAAGAGGCTGTTAAGCAAATTACCTTAGCCATAGAGCAACAACCTGAAAAAATTGAATCCATTCGGCGGCTTACTGGCGGTGTCCCAAGAACCATCGCATTGTTATTTGATATCTTAGCGGAAGGCCCTCACGGCACGACCTTTGGTTATTTAGACGACACCCTAGACATGGCCTCTCCGATATACAAACATCGGATGGACGATCTCAGTAAACAACAAAAACCCATCGTACACGCCATTGCCAAACACTGGGATGCCATCTCAGTAAAAGAGATTGCGCAAAAGACTCGTATCAACAGTAAAACCATCTCGGCTCAATTATCCCAATTACAAAAGCAGTGGATAGTAGAGAAAATCCCTACCGACAATAAAAACCATCTTTACCGCATTCATGAACGGTTTTTCAATATTTGGTATCTAATGCGCTATGGCCGCCGTCGGGATAAAAACAAATTACTTTGGTTAACCCGATTTATTGAAATGTGGTGCACCCAAGAAGACTTAACACACAGAATCGCTCAGTTTTCATCTGGGCTAAATAACGATGCGTACCTACCAGGCACGTTAGCCTACACTTCCGCCCTACTCGGTTGTAAAACCATCAGCATCCATGAAAAAGAGCAGATATATCAGCATGCTCATGATTTCTTTAAACAACAAAGTGATGAGAGTTATCTAAGTTCATTACCTGAAATAGACGGCAAAGAATATTTTGATCAAGCATATGCTCATATGGACAAAGAAGAATTTGACGAAGCAATTAAGTGTTTTGAAAAAGCAGCGTCAAAGGGACACGTTAGGGCCTATATATTAATAGGCAATTTGTACCATCTTAAACTAAACAACCCCAAATTAGCCGAAGAGAACTACCTCAAGGCCATTAAGCACGAAGTAACTGAGGCTTATCTATGTTTAGGGGATTTATACTATATTGAATTAAACGACTTTTCAAAAGCGGAACAAATGTACCTTGACGCTATCAAACATGGTGAAGTTAATACTTATTATCGTATAGCATTGCTGTATTTTGGAAAAAATTCATCTGATAAAAAAGAGCAAGTGCTGGCCTATGCTAAAAAAGGCGTTATCCATTTTGAAAACTTCTTAAGTTTATATGCCCTCACATCTGTTGCGCTATGGAACAATGAGTTAAATACGGCAACCACAGCCATGGAAAAACTCTTAAAGGGCATGATAGAAACACAAAGCATCGAAGAAAATATTGAATACATAAATGATTTAATTCTTTTCTTTTTAGCCAAAAAACAAACTTACCTAGTAGAAAACTGGTTAAACGAATTTGATTTAACAGAAGAGCTCAAACCTCTGTATTACACGCTAATGTGTTTAATGAAAGATGAATACCCGAATGAATATTTACGTATGGGTTCAGAACTAAAAGAAACCGTTGAAGAAATGCTGGCGACAGTTGATGACCTAGCAATTACTTACTCATAA
- the fos gene encoding fosfomycin resistance glutathione transferase: protein MVSGLNHITLSVSDLARSLTFYVDLLGMKGHVKWDKGAYLSCGDLWLCLYCDDVSPAGDYTHIAFNVQEADFTTCRDKLRQAGVTEWKVNSSEGDSVYFLDPDGHKLEIHSGNLMSRLESLKEAPYSGLVWL, encoded by the coding sequence GTGGTATCTGGACTTAATCATATAACGCTTTCAGTAAGTGACCTAGCGCGTTCGCTAACATTCTATGTCGATCTTTTAGGCATGAAAGGCCATGTAAAATGGGATAAAGGCGCTTATTTGTCTTGCGGTGATTTATGGTTGTGCCTTTATTGTGACGATGTCTCCCCAGCGGGAGACTACACGCACATTGCCTTCAACGTCCAAGAAGCAGACTTTACCACCTGTCGTGATAAATTAAGACAGGCAGGCGTCACAGAGTGGAAAGTGAATTCAAGCGAAGGCGATTCCGTATACTTTCTTGACCCTGATGGACACAAACTAGAGATCCATTCCGGTAACCTCATGAGTCGTTTAGAAAGCCTCAAAGAAGCGCCTTACTCGGGATTGGTGTGGTTGTGA
- a CDS encoding ATP-binding protein, with product MIKLFFRLSFFVFVPLLFLILSSSYSPIAAINHNFVHNRIVEAYKGTFYLIEQKLNVLPPSQWPEKFPEITADFAYHIELLPADGTVEDYQGDLSKLKPNEYVSVFDEESDLTGIIKHLYDGQWYLYMELDSKEEQAVLEAVAGTHSLLMELLNSTPKEEWRSALKSIQPNFGYELDLITQQELSDLSDLSDAKKRQLQDIRVTWRDTEEDTTYLYMTAPDNESILVAGPILLPGSSLTALLFIILVIVSCVSFGILSFIYPLWRDLNKLAHSSAKFGEGHLTQRAKIGRFSSIRQVATTFNTMADQIEKMVKGQRDLTNAIAHDLRTPLSRLSFAFEMLRSENISEDEKKRYEKSIASGIHTLDNLINQILALSRYSRATDITHFGHHPLGQLILSEIDFQSDEHPSHVFQGNVSKELQDTEVFVDQKAMLRALNNLITNALRYGNSMVAVGFKLHDEHFYLSVEDDGLGIPEKDRQRVFLPFKQLDNEQRESAKGHGLGLAIVQQIADWHDGEAYIESSSLGGAKITIKWPIKR from the coding sequence ATGATTAAGCTCTTTTTTCGGCTGTCTTTTTTCGTTTTTGTACCGTTACTCTTTTTGATTTTATCGAGTTCTTACAGCCCTATCGCCGCCATTAACCACAACTTTGTTCATAACAGGATTGTCGAAGCCTACAAAGGCACCTTCTACCTGATTGAGCAGAAGCTGAACGTCTTGCCTCCGTCTCAATGGCCCGAAAAATTTCCAGAGATCACCGCCGACTTTGCGTATCACATTGAATTACTGCCCGCTGACGGCACGGTGGAAGATTACCAAGGCGACCTGTCAAAGCTTAAACCCAACGAATATGTGTCTGTGTTCGATGAAGAAAGCGATCTGACTGGAATAATAAAGCACTTGTACGATGGTCAATGGTACCTATATATGGAACTTGACTCTAAGGAAGAGCAAGCGGTGCTTGAAGCAGTCGCCGGAACACACAGCTTACTAATGGAGCTGTTAAATAGCACGCCAAAAGAAGAATGGCGCAGTGCATTGAAATCCATTCAACCAAACTTTGGCTACGAGTTGGATTTAATAACCCAACAAGAACTGTCCGATTTAAGCGACTTGAGCGACGCAAAAAAACGCCAACTCCAAGACATTAGAGTCACTTGGCGAGACACAGAAGAGGATACGACGTATCTCTATATGACCGCCCCCGATAACGAATCCATTCTAGTAGCAGGTCCGATTCTGTTGCCTGGTTCAAGTTTAACGGCGCTTCTCTTTATCATTCTCGTGATTGTATCGTGTGTCTCTTTTGGTATTTTGAGCTTCATTTACCCGCTTTGGAGAGACCTCAACAAGCTCGCTCATTCTTCAGCGAAGTTTGGTGAAGGGCATCTAACCCAACGCGCTAAAATTGGTCGTTTCTCCTCGATACGACAGGTCGCCACGACCTTTAATACCATGGCCGACCAAATCGAAAAAATGGTCAAGGGCCAACGAGATCTTACAAACGCCATTGCCCATGACCTTCGAACTCCCCTCTCTCGTTTAAGCTTTGCGTTCGAAATGCTCCGCTCCGAAAACATCTCTGAAGATGAAAAAAAACGTTATGAAAAAAGCATCGCGTCAGGCATTCACACATTAGACAATTTGATCAATCAAATTCTCGCACTATCCCGCTATAGCCGTGCAACAGACATTACTCATTTTGGTCATCACCCACTAGGGCAATTGATTCTCTCGGAGATAGACTTTCAATCTGATGAGCATCCATCGCACGTTTTCCAAGGCAACGTATCAAAAGAACTCCAAGACACTGAGGTATTCGTCGATCAAAAAGCCATGCTGCGCGCGCTGAACAACTTAATCACCAACGCGCTCAGATACGGCAATTCGATGGTCGCAGTAGGTTTTAAGTTGCACGACGAGCACTTTTATCTATCGGTAGAGGACGACGGTCTAGGGATTCCTGAAAAGGACCGACAACGTGTTTTCTTACCTTTTAAGCAACTCGATAACGAGCAACGGGAGTCTGCCAAAGGGCACGGATTAGGCCTTGCGATTGTCCAGCAAATTGCCGATTGGCACGACGGCGAAGCTTATATCGAATCGTCTTCCCTTGGCGGCGCCAAAATCACTATAAAGTGGCCAATAAAGCGCTAA